A window from Bosea sp. ANAM02 encodes these proteins:
- a CDS encoding MDR family MFS transporter has product MTPADIRSVLIGVMLAMFLAALDQTIVATALPTMGRELDDVTHLSWIVTIYLLASTAVTPLYGKLADIHGRRVTLLAGIVVFVIGSIACALAPSLWLLVLARFVQGLGGGGLIALAQTIVGDMVPPRERGRYQVYFASVFMSSSLLGPVLGGFLAEKLHWSVIFWINLPLGLGALWMSSEALKRLPRHERPHKLDVLGAMLMTLATVSLLLALSWGGTAYPWVSLPIAGLVGASLVLWGLFAWRLRRAAEPLIPLDLFGNRVVRRGTVAAGFGMGTFIGLTIYLPLYFETVMGLSATHSGLGLLPLTCGTVLGATSSGRAMSQLTHYKRVPLAGLFVAMAGAAVLGAFSGQISLLPFCVILAIVSIGFGTLLPVATVSIQNAVQAHQLGTVTAVANFFRQIGGALIVAVFGAIVLGGVGGVGAQLSPEALKLGTVDRQTMVMLFRYVFGAASLGFALAWLSLARMQELPLRGRAVEAAKAIGGE; this is encoded by the coding sequence ATGACGCCCGCGGACATCCGCTCGGTCCTGATCGGCGTCATGCTGGCGATGTTCCTCGCCGCGCTCGACCAGACCATCGTCGCGACCGCGCTGCCGACGATGGGGCGCGAGCTCGACGACGTCACGCATCTCTCCTGGATCGTCACGATCTACCTGCTGGCCTCGACCGCGGTGACGCCGCTCTACGGCAAGCTCGCCGACATCCATGGGCGGCGGGTGACGCTGCTCGCCGGCATCGTGGTCTTCGTGATCGGCTCGATCGCCTGCGCGCTGGCCCCTTCGCTCTGGCTGCTCGTCCTCGCGCGCTTCGTGCAGGGGCTCGGCGGCGGCGGGTTGATCGCGCTGGCCCAGACCATCGTCGGCGACATGGTGCCGCCCAGGGAGCGCGGACGCTATCAGGTCTATTTCGCCAGCGTCTTCATGTCCTCCTCGCTGCTCGGCCCGGTGCTCGGCGGCTTCCTCGCGGAAAAGCTGCACTGGTCGGTGATCTTCTGGATCAACCTGCCGCTCGGGCTCGGCGCCCTCTGGATGTCGAGCGAAGCCCTGAAGCGGCTGCCGCGCCACGAGCGCCCGCACAAGCTCGACGTGCTCGGCGCCATGCTGATGACACTGGCGACGGTCTCGCTGCTGCTCGCCCTGTCCTGGGGCGGTACCGCCTATCCCTGGGTCTCACTGCCGATCGCCGGCCTGGTCGGCGCCTCACTGGTGCTCTGGGGGCTGTTCGCCTGGCGGCTGCGCCGGGCGGCCGAGCCCCTGATTCCGCTCGACCTCTTCGGCAATCGCGTCGTCCGACGCGGCACGGTGGCCGCCGGCTTCGGCATGGGCACGTTTATCGGCCTGACCATCTACCTGCCGCTCTATTTCGAGACGGTGATGGGCCTGAGCGCCACCCATTCCGGCCTCGGCCTGCTGCCGCTGACCTGCGGCACCGTTCTCGGCGCGACCAGCTCCGGCCGGGCGATGTCGCAGCTCACCCATTACAAGCGCGTGCCACTGGCCGGGCTCTTCGTCGCGATGGCCGGTGCGGCGGTTCTGGGCGCTTTCTCCGGGCAGATTTCGCTCCTGCCCTTCTGCGTCATCCTGGCGATCGTCAGCATCGGCTTCGGCACATTGCTACCCGTCGCGACGGTCTCGATTCAGAATGCCGTGCAGGCGCATCAGCTCGGGACGGTGACGGCGGTGGCCAATTTCTTCCGCCAGATCGGCGGGGCGCTGATCGTCGCGGTGTTCGGCGCGATCGTGCTCGGCGGCGTCGGTGGGGTCGGCGCCCAGCTCTCGCCGGAGGCGCTGAAGCTCGGCACCGTCGACCGGCAGACCATGGTCATGCTGTTCCGCTATGTCTTCGGCGCCGCCAGCCTCGGCTTCGCGCTGGCCTGGCTGTCGCTGGCGCGCATGCAGGAACTGCCGCTGCGCGGACGCGCCGTCGAGGCAGCCAAGGCCATCGGCGGCGAATAG
- a CDS encoding SprT family zinc-dependent metalloprotease — protein MRISLFRRQPDPDRIEVVHAGARYAVLVKRRSAARRMTLRVSQATGEITLTLPERADFAAGRSFAENHGGWIAARMARRPRPVPFEPGQSIPLRGVPHRIVHWSKARGLTQATRDSDGAPVIAVAGDAAHVSRRVKDFLRKLALDDLEKAVRRHTATLGIPARKITIRDTTSRWGSCSSQGHLSFSWRLILAPPAVLDYLAAHEVAHLKEMNHSHRFWALTHKLCPHTEEAEAWLKRHGAGLHGYG, from the coding sequence ATGCGCATTTCCCTGTTCAGGCGCCAGCCGGATCCCGATCGGATCGAGGTCGTGCATGCCGGCGCGCGCTATGCCGTTCTGGTCAAGCGTCGCAGCGCCGCGCGGCGGATGACGTTGCGCGTCTCGCAGGCGACGGGCGAGATCACCCTGACTCTGCCCGAGCGCGCCGATTTCGCGGCAGGCCGCAGCTTCGCCGAGAATCATGGCGGCTGGATCGCCGCGCGCATGGCCAGGCGCCCGCGCCCCGTGCCGTTCGAGCCCGGCCAGAGCATACCGCTACGCGGCGTGCCGCATCGCATCGTCCACTGGTCGAAGGCGCGCGGGCTGACGCAGGCAACGCGCGATAGCGACGGCGCGCCTGTCATCGCGGTCGCAGGCGATGCCGCGCATGTCTCGCGCCGGGTCAAGGATTTCTTGCGCAAGCTCGCACTCGACGATCTCGAAAAAGCGGTGCGCCGCCACACCGCGACGCTCGGCATTCCCGCCCGCAAGATCACCATTCGCGACACCACGAGCCGCTGGGGCTCCTGCTCCTCGCAGGGGCATCTCAGCTTCTCCTGGCGATTGATCCTCGCGCCACCCGCGGTGCTCGACTATCTCGCGGCCCACGAGGTGGCGCATCTCAAGGAGATGAACCATTCGCATCGCTTCTGGGCGCTGACCCACAAGCTCTGCCCGCATACGGAAGAGGCGGAGGCCTGGCTGAAGCGCCATGGCGCCGGCCTGCATGGCTATGGTTGA
- a CDS encoding amidohydrolase yields MFPTNSDMVDLVDLRHRLHRRPEISGEERETAATIVDFLKPTGPNRIVTELGGHGVAAIYEGAEPGPTVLIRAELDALPIEELSGSDHRSEIPGKGHLCGHDGHMTILAGLARGLQRNPPRKGRAILLFQPAEETGAGAAAVMADPKFEEIMPDYAFSLHNRPGVPVGHARISEGAANCASRGIKIVLTGETSHASTPEHGRSPAPAIATLIPALTALGPGGPLDANFRLVTVTHVEIGEQAFGIAPGHGELWATLRTVNDAQMGALCEAAEKLAREAAEAGRLAVEISYHDIFHHCENEPEAVAMLRRAMDEEKVPHGPTPPSRGSEDFGLFGRRSKSAMFLLGSGETAHLHNPDFDFPDDAIGPGARVFMRALRNLLGEARPQG; encoded by the coding sequence GTGTTCCCCACCAACAGCGATATGGTCGATCTCGTCGATCTCCGGCATCGGCTGCATCGCAGGCCTGAAATCTCGGGCGAGGAGCGCGAAACCGCCGCGACCATCGTCGATTTCCTCAAGCCGACGGGGCCGAACCGCATCGTCACCGAGCTCGGCGGCCATGGTGTCGCGGCGATCTACGAGGGTGCCGAGCCAGGCCCGACCGTTTTGATCCGCGCCGAGCTCGACGCGTTGCCGATCGAGGAACTCTCCGGCAGCGATCATCGCTCCGAAATTCCCGGCAAGGGTCATCTCTGCGGCCATGACGGCCATATGACCATCCTCGCCGGCCTGGCGCGTGGCCTGCAGCGCAATCCGCCCAGGAAGGGCCGCGCCATCCTGCTCTTTCAACCGGCAGAGGAGACCGGCGCCGGCGCCGCCGCGGTGATGGCCGATCCGAAATTCGAGGAAATCATGCCGGATTACGCCTTCTCGCTTCACAACCGTCCGGGGGTGCCCGTCGGCCATGCCCGCATCTCGGAAGGCGCCGCCAACTGTGCCTCGCGCGGCATCAAGATCGTCCTGACCGGCGAGACCTCGCATGCCTCGACCCCCGAGCACGGCCGCTCGCCGGCTCCTGCCATCGCGACGCTGATCCCTGCCTTGACGGCGCTTGGCCCCGGTGGGCCGCTCGACGCCAATTTCCGATTGGTGACGGTGACCCATGTCGAGATCGGCGAGCAGGCTTTCGGCATCGCGCCCGGCCATGGCGAGCTCTGGGCGACCTTGCGCACCGTCAATGATGCGCAGATGGGCGCGCTCTGCGAAGCCGCCGAGAAACTGGCGCGCGAAGCGGCCGAGGCCGGGAGGCTCGCCGTCGAGATCAGCTATCACGACATCTTCCACCATTGCGAGAACGAGCCCGAGGCCGTCGCGATGCTGCGCCGGGCGATGGACGAGGAGAAGGTGCCGCACGGTCCGACGCCGCCCTCGCGTGGCTCGGAGGATTTCGGCCTGTTCGGGCGCCGCTCCAAGTCCGCGATGTTCCTCCTCGGCTCGGGCGAGACCGCGCATCTGCACAATCCCGATTTCGACTTCCCGGACGATGCGATCGGCCCCGGCGCGCGCGTCTTCATGCGGGCCTTGCGCAATCTGCTCGGCGAAGCCCGGCCGCAGGGCTGA
- the dapD gene encoding 2,3,4,5-tetrahydropyridine-2,6-dicarboxylate N-succinyltransferase — translation MSLADLNQTIDAAWENRAEIGVQTKGAVREAVEQAIEMLDAGQARVAEKQGADWIVHQWLKKAVLLSFRLTDNVIMANGPGEAVFWDKVPSKFEGWGENRFRAAGFRVVPPAAARKGSFIASGVVLMPSFVNIGAYVDSGTMVDTWATVGSCAQIGKNVHLSGGVGIGGVLEPLQANPTIIEDNCFIGARSEVVEGVIVGEGSVLSMGVFISASTKIVDRATGQVHVGKVPPYSVVVPGSLPGKPFPDGTPGPALSCAVIVKTVDAQTRSKTGINELLRD, via the coding sequence ATGTCCCTCGCCGATCTCAACCAGACCATCGACGCCGCCTGGGAAAACCGGGCCGAGATCGGCGTCCAGACCAAAGGCGCCGTCCGCGAAGCCGTCGAGCAGGCGATCGAGATGCTCGATGCCGGTCAGGCCCGCGTCGCCGAGAAGCAGGGTGCCGACTGGATCGTGCATCAGTGGCTCAAGAAGGCGGTGCTGCTCTCCTTCCGCCTCACCGACAACGTCATCATGGCCAATGGTCCGGGCGAGGCCGTGTTCTGGGACAAGGTGCCCTCCAAGTTCGAGGGCTGGGGCGAGAACCGCTTCCGCGCCGCCGGCTTCCGCGTCGTGCCGCCGGCCGCCGCTCGCAAGGGCTCCTTCATCGCGTCGGGCGTCGTGCTGATGCCGTCCTTCGTCAATATCGGCGCCTATGTCGACAGCGGCACCATGGTCGACACCTGGGCGACGGTCGGTTCCTGCGCCCAGATCGGCAAGAACGTGCATCTCTCGGGCGGCGTTGGCATCGGCGGCGTGCTCGAGCCGCTTCAGGCCAACCCGACCATCATCGAGGATAACTGCTTCATCGGCGCACGCTCCGAGGTCGTCGAGGGTGTGATCGTCGGCGAGGGCTCGGTGCTCTCGATGGGCGTCTTCATCTCGGCCTCGACCAAGATCGTCGACCGCGCCACCGGCCAGGTCCATGTCGGCAAGGTGCCGCCCTATTCGGTCGTGGTGCCGGGCTCGCTGCCGGGCAAGCCCTTCCCGGACGGCACGCCGGGCCCGGCGCTCTCCTGCGCCGTCATCGTCAAGACGGTCGACGCGCAGACGCGCTCCAAGACCGGCATCAACGAGCTGCTGCGCGACTGA
- a CDS encoding VOC family protein, whose product MPLSIDHIVIAVTDLDAAVRDYAALGFTVLPGGEHPRGSRNALVVFEDGAYLEIIAFPRPVPDFRWWQVLDRAGPGLVDYAVLPDDLDADLARARAAGIVMDGPIDGGRLQPDGTRIAWRSARPPEPDIPFLCTDVTARSLRVPEGAARRHANGVTGVAGVTVAVQDLATSVARYRAVLGREPVAIGGVPGLGFGLAQFRIGRQTLSLAEAQGPAAASIGEHLVRRGQGAQAISFYGPDDARLDEDLTHGASLEIVRDL is encoded by the coding sequence ATGCCGCTTTCGATCGACCATATCGTCATCGCCGTAACCGATCTCGACGCGGCCGTCCGCGACTACGCCGCGCTTGGCTTCACGGTGCTGCCCGGCGGCGAGCATCCGCGCGGCTCGCGCAACGCGCTGGTCGTGTTCGAGGATGGTGCTTATCTGGAGATCATCGCCTTCCCGCGGCCGGTGCCGGATTTCCGCTGGTGGCAGGTGCTCGACCGCGCCGGCCCCGGCCTCGTCGACTATGCCGTGCTGCCGGATGATCTCGATGCCGACCTCGCCCGCGCGCGGGCCGCCGGCATTGTCATGGACGGCCCGATCGATGGCGGCCGGCTCCAGCCGGACGGCACGCGCATCGCCTGGCGCTCGGCCCGCCCGCCCGAGCCCGATATCCCGTTCCTCTGCACCGATGTCACGGCCCGCAGCTTGCGCGTGCCCGAAGGGGCGGCCCGTCGCCACGCCAATGGCGTGACGGGCGTCGCCGGTGTCACTGTGGCGGTGCAGGACCTCGCGACCTCGGTCGCCCGCTACCGGGCCGTGCTCGGGCGGGAACCGGTCGCCATTGGCGGCGTTCCCGGCCTCGGCTTCGGGCTCGCGCAGTTCCGTATCGGCCGGCAGACCTTATCGCTTGCCGAGGCGCAAGGCCCGGCCGCGGCCAGCATCGGTGAGCATCTCGTCCGTCGTGGGCAGGGCGCTCAAGCCATCTCCTTCTACGGCCCCGACGATGCCCGGCTGGACGAAGATCTTACCCACGGTGCCAGCCTGGAAATCGTCCGCGACCTCTAG
- a CDS encoding aldose 1-epimerase family protein, producing MSETHEIASDRLRATVRAQGGELIALSDANGPALWHGGPDWPRHAPVLFPIVGRLSDDRLVHQGRSYRLTQHGFARDSLFTWLERSADRAVLELRESPETLDIYPFRFVLQMIYAVAGDTLTVTSRVSNPAEVPLICGVGAHPAFLWPLSEGVAKQAHRLTFPQAEPGQGRGVEAGLLTAPIPLPFKGTELDLDESLFVNDAIVIPDTANRSVRFAALDVSGRESRALTVSWEGYKDLGIWSKPSGAPFLCIEPWYGMASPAGWRGEIAEKPGILRLAPGESRDFIWRATL from the coding sequence ATGAGCGAGACCCATGAGATTGCCTCCGACAGGCTGCGCGCGACGGTGCGGGCACAAGGTGGCGAATTGATCGCGCTCTCCGACGCGAACGGGCCGGCGCTCTGGCATGGCGGGCCGGACTGGCCGCGCCATGCGCCGGTGCTGTTCCCGATCGTCGGGCGGCTGAGCGACGACAGGCTGGTCCATCAGGGGCGTTCCTACCGCCTAACCCAGCATGGCTTCGCCCGCGATAGCCTGTTCACATGGCTCGAACGTAGCGCGGATCGAGCCGTGCTGGAATTGCGGGAGAGCCCGGAGACCCTGGACATATATCCGTTCCGGTTCGTGCTGCAGATGATCTACGCGGTCGCAGGCGATACGCTGACCGTGACCTCGCGGGTAAGCAATCCGGCCGAAGTACCGTTGATCTGCGGCGTCGGTGCGCATCCCGCCTTTCTCTGGCCGTTGAGCGAGGGCGTCGCGAAACAGGCGCATCGCCTGACTTTCCCCCAGGCGGAGCCGGGCCAGGGTCGCGGCGTCGAGGCCGGCCTGCTGACCGCGCCGATCCCCCTGCCCTTCAAGGGCACGGAACTCGATCTCGACGAAAGCCTCTTCGTCAACGACGCGATCGTGATCCCCGATACCGCCAACCGCTCGGTGCGCTTCGCGGCGCTGGACGTGTCAGGGCGGGAGAGCCGCGCCCTGACCGTGAGCTGGGAAGGCTACAAGGACCTCGGCATCTGGTCGAAGCCGTCAGGGGCGCCGTTCCTGTGCATCGAGCCCTGGTACGGCATGGCGAGCCCCGCCGGATGGCGGGGCGAAATCGCGGAGAAGCCCGGCATCCTCAGGCTGGCGCCGGGCGAGAGCCGCGATTTCATCTGGCGGGCGACCCTGTAG
- the cobF gene encoding precorrin-6A synthase (deacetylating) yields MRNILIIGIGAGNPDHMTVEAIEALNRADILFIPDKGEEKGALRALREAICARFIRKPDYRTVPVAIPRRAEAGNDYHGVVDDWHERIAARYRALLEAELQDGQTGALLVWGDPALYDSTLRIMERVAASGFDLDWQVYPGISSVQVLAARHRIPLNTIGAPILITTGRRLAAGFPADQDSVVVMLDGEQTFGRIDPAGLDIFWGAYLGTPDEILRAGPLTELSAEIAAVRAEARARHGWIMDTYLLRRRPA; encoded by the coding sequence ATGCGCAACATCCTCATCATCGGCATCGGGGCCGGCAATCCCGACCACATGACGGTCGAGGCGATCGAGGCGCTGAACCGCGCCGATATCCTGTTCATCCCCGACAAGGGCGAGGAAAAAGGGGCCCTTCGCGCCCTGCGCGAGGCGATCTGCGCCCGTTTCATCCGCAAGCCGGATTATCGCACGGTTCCCGTCGCGATCCCGCGCCGGGCCGAGGCCGGCAACGACTATCACGGCGTGGTCGACGACTGGCACGAGCGCATCGCTGCGCGCTACCGTGCCCTGTTAGAAGCCGAATTGCAGGATGGGCAGACCGGCGCGCTGCTCGTCTGGGGCGACCCGGCGCTCTACGATTCCACATTGCGCATCATGGAGCGCGTGGCCGCTTCCGGCTTCGATCTCGACTGGCAGGTCTATCCCGGCATCAGCAGCGTGCAGGTGCTGGCCGCGCGCCACCGCATTCCGCTCAACACGATCGGCGCGCCGATCCTGATCACCACCGGCCGCCGGCTTGCGGCGGGCTTCCCGGCCGATCAGGACAGCGTCGTCGTCATGCTCGACGGCGAACAGACTTTCGGCAGGATCGATCCGGCCGGGCTCGATATCTTCTGGGGCGCCTATCTCGGCACGCCCGACGAAATCCTGCGCGCCGGCCCGCTCACAGAGCTCTCGGCCGAGATCGCCGCGGTGAGGGCGGAGGCCCGCGCCCGGCACGGCTGGATCATGGATACCTATCTGCTGCGCCGCCGTCCGGCTTGA
- a CDS encoding serine hydrolase domain-containing protein has translation MALDWTGAARRAQEIVANWQSAAGPGGAVVLFDRDGVRESFAGGLASIEYGVPFTPQTPNRFASISKHILAVALLRAGIPLDAPLGRWLGELPAPLAAVELGRALDMTGALPDMMEALWHQGVPFTATLSAEEVFAMACRFPALNAEPGTEMAYSNTGWRLGQRILEQVTGKPYKETVAELSGELGAAFRLPYDGSEIVPGLATGYWNDGTAWRRGHNGPHFSASGGIVGSATDLAGWASALLAGRGPLAGMLERLTAPRHFADGSESVYRLGLVCSRLGETGIVGHGGSLAGYRNHFWMSPAHGVGVVVLSNREEEALWPALTVLAALLGQDLPTIASAPAGLFASDEGPFWAEIAADSISFMGGFERLITDGEGGLRSLPAYLDIRLKQEGKDRLTGLIGGVERSLRRVPADTPLDARLVGRWRDPRFGTEIEIRADGTALMPWPAGGTVSRLTPLPNGRALASHLHGPWLARPCLWLDAEGGLRVAGHRARILQMKRA, from the coding sequence ATGGCACTGGACTGGACCGGCGCGGCGAGACGCGCGCAGGAAATCGTCGCGAACTGGCAGAGCGCGGCGGGCCCGGGCGGCGCCGTCGTGCTCTTCGACCGCGACGGCGTGCGCGAGTCCTTTGCCGGCGGTCTCGCCAGCATCGAATACGGCGTGCCCTTCACGCCGCAGACGCCGAACCGCTTCGCCTCGATCAGCAAGCATATCCTCGCGGTCGCCTTGCTGCGGGCCGGCATTCCGCTCGATGCGCCGCTCGGCCGCTGGCTCGGCGAATTGCCGGCGCCGCTCGCCGCGGTCGAACTCGGCCGCGCCCTCGACATGACGGGCGCCCTGCCGGACATGATGGAGGCCCTCTGGCATCAGGGCGTGCCCTTCACTGCGACCTTGAGCGCGGAAGAGGTCTTCGCGATGGCCTGCCGCTTTCCCGCGCTGAATGCCGAGCCCGGCACCGAGATGGCCTATTCCAATACCGGCTGGCGGCTCGGCCAGCGCATCCTCGAACAGGTCACCGGAAAGCCCTATAAGGAAACTGTCGCGGAGCTCTCCGGCGAACTGGGCGCCGCCTTCCGCCTGCCCTATGACGGCTCGGAGATCGTTCCCGGCCTCGCCACCGGCTACTGGAATGACGGCACGGCCTGGCGGCGCGGCCATAACGGCCCGCATTTCTCCGCCTCGGGTGGGATCGTCGGTTCCGCCACCGATCTTGCCGGCTGGGCCTCGGCCCTGCTGGCGGGGCGCGGCCCGCTCGCCGGCATGCTGGAGCGCCTGACCGCGCCCCGCCATTTCGCTGATGGCAGCGAGAGCGTCTACCGGCTGGGCCTGGTCTGCAGCCGGCTCGGCGAGACCGGGATCGTCGGCCATGGCGGCTCGCTCGCCGGCTATCGCAACCATTTCTGGATGTCGCCGGCCCATGGCGTCGGCGTCGTCGTGCTGTCCAATCGCGAGGAGGAAGCGCTCTGGCCGGCCCTGACGGTGCTGGCGGCCTTGCTCGGGCAGGACCTGCCGACGATCGCGAGCGCGCCTGCCGGCCTGTTCGCCAGCGACGAGGGGCCGTTCTGGGCCGAGATCGCCGCGGATTCGATCAGCTTCATGGGTGGCTTCGAGCGCCTGATCACCGATGGCGAAGGCGGCCTGCGCAGCCTGCCGGCCTATCTCGACATCCGCCTGAAGCAGGAAGGCAAGGATCGTCTCACGGGCCTGATCGGCGGCGTCGAGCGGTCGCTCCGGCGCGTGCCGGCCGATACCCCGCTCGACGCGCGGCTCGTCGGGCGCTGGCGCGACCCCCGGTTCGGCACGGAGATCGAAATCCGGGCCGACGGCACGGCGCTGATGCCCTGGCCTGCCGGCGGGACGGTCTCACGCCTGACGCCGCTGCCGAACGGCCGCGCGCTCGCCAGCCACCTGCACGGGCCCTGGCTTGCGCGACCCTGCCTCTGGCTCGATGCGGAAGGCGGCTTGCGGGTTGCCGGCCATCGGGCAAGGATCTTGCAGATGAAACGAGCCTGA
- a CDS encoding ABC transporter substrate-binding protein translates to MQLSRFTAALLLSAAAFLPLQASAQSQPASNRILRVAPHADLKTLDPVAASIVITRMHGLMIYETLFAWDSNLQPKPQMVESFETSPDKLTWTFKLRPGLKFHDGQPVTTKDVIASLGRWMKRDTIGGKLGEYTEGMEAVDDATFRLKLKRPMALVPFALGSAVGQIPVIMRESDAKSDPMKPITETIGSGPFKFNREEWRSGSKVVYDRNPDYVPRSEPADGLAGGRVVKVDRVEWQIMPDAATAAAALQTGEIDIWEQPSQDLIPVISANKQVKVDRYSNLANQVMLRPNHLHPPFDNPKARLALAYATEQADFLAAGFGDEEWWKRCNAYFVCGGPNGTEVGTEGYAKPNLDKARELLKESGYKGEKLVLTTSNDIAPIGRMAEVAASSLKKVGFNVDVQFSDWGAVTTRQQNKSAPDQGGWNLFVTYASGATMQSPLTNIGTNMACERAWAGWPCDAEAEKLRGAFVDAPDDASRKLALEALHKRLAEMQPYRVLGQFDQPYARRTNITGVLAAPVMLFWNVEKK, encoded by the coding sequence ATGCAACTGTCCCGTTTCACCGCCGCGCTGCTGCTGTCGGCCGCCGCGTTCCTGCCGCTTCAGGCATCGGCGCAGTCGCAGCCGGCCTCGAACCGCATCCTGCGCGTCGCTCCGCATGCCGATCTCAAGACGCTCGATCCGGTCGCGGCCTCGATCGTCATCACCCGTATGCACGGGCTGATGATCTACGAGACGCTCTTCGCCTGGGATTCGAACCTCCAGCCGAAGCCGCAGATGGTCGAGAGCTTCGAGACCTCGCCGGACAAGCTGACCTGGACCTTCAAGCTCCGCCCGGGGCTGAAATTCCATGACGGCCAGCCGGTGACGACGAAGGACGTCATCGCCTCGCTCGGCCGCTGGATGAAGCGCGATACGATCGGCGGCAAGCTCGGTGAATATACCGAGGGCATGGAGGCGGTGGACGACGCCACCTTCCGCCTCAAGCTGAAGCGCCCGATGGCGCTGGTGCCTTTCGCCCTGGGTTCGGCCGTCGGCCAGATCCCGGTCATCATGCGCGAGTCCGACGCCAAGTCCGATCCGATGAAGCCGATCACCGAGACGATCGGCTCCGGACCGTTCAAGTTCAACCGCGAGGAATGGCGCAGCGGCTCGAAGGTCGTCTATGATCGCAATCCCGACTATGTACCGCGGTCCGAGCCGGCCGATGGCCTCGCCGGCGGGCGCGTCGTCAAGGTCGATCGGGTCGAATGGCAGATCATGCCGGATGCGGCGACCGCAGCCGCCGCCCTGCAGACGGGCGAGATCGACATCTGGGAGCAGCCGAGCCAGGACCTCATCCCGGTCATCTCCGCCAACAAGCAGGTCAAGGTCGACCGCTACTCCAACCTCGCCAACCAGGTGATGCTGCGGCCGAACCATCTCCACCCGCCCTTCGACAATCCGAAGGCCAGGCTCGCACTGGCCTACGCGACCGAGCAGGCGGATTTCCTCGCGGCCGGTTTCGGCGACGAGGAATGGTGGAAGCGCTGCAACGCCTATTTCGTCTGCGGCGGCCCGAACGGCACGGAGGTCGGGACCGAAGGTTATGCCAAGCCGAATCTCGACAAGGCGCGCGAACTCCTGAAGGAGAGCGGCTACAAGGGCGAAAAGCTGGTGCTGACGACCAGCAACGACATCGCTCCGATCGGCCGCATGGCGGAGGTCGCGGCCTCCTCGCTGAAGAAGGTCGGGTTCAATGTCGACGTGCAGTTCTCGGACTGGGGCGCCGTCACCACCCGCCAGCAGAACAAGAGCGCGCCGGACCAGGGCGGCTGGAACCTGTTCGTCACCTATGCCTCGGGCGCGACCATGCAGTCGCCCCTGACCAATATCGGCACCAACATGGCCTGCGAACGGGCCTGGGCCGGCTGGCCCTGCGATGCCGAGGCCGAAAAGCTGCGCGGCGCCTTCGTCGATGCGCCCGACGATGCCAGCCGCAAGCTGGCGCTGGAGGCGCTGCACAAGCGTCTGGCCGAGATGCAGCCCTATCGCGTGCTCGGCCAGTTCGACCAGCCCTATGCAAGGCGCACCAACATCACCGGCGTTCTGGCGGCGCCGGTCATGCTGTTCTGGAATGTCGAGAAGAAGTGA